AATATAGATGGATGATATTGGGTTGGTTATGATTCAAGGCTTATACAAATGAGGTTCCAATGAATTTTGACAACCTACGGAGGCAATCAACTAGGACTGAATGATCAAGATCATAGTTGCtctaaataaacaataaattgtGACAATATTACTGAAAGGCAAACAGCAACCAACCATAGCTACCAAATGTTAAAAAAGAAGAGTCGATTGAATGGTGGAGATTGAGTTCTATCTAATCACACTATAATGAATGATCAAGATCGTAGCTACATTGATAAAACTACCCAGTTCAAGGCCTATGATCAGTAACCTAGTTTTTCCACCACTGGTTATCTAAAGATAAACATAATCACACTCTAATGAATAACCAGGATTGCAGCTACATTGAGATAACTACCTTGTTCGAGCACAATCAAGGCCTCTACTTATCTAAAGATGAGCACAATTTCAACCAAATACTAATCCACCCCCTACAAATTGCACAGTTTAAGCTAAAAACCCTAACTCATGCAGAGTTCAAAAGCAGGGGAAGAGAGCAGCCAAATTCCAAAATCATCATATATTTCACCAGCTAAAATCATCACAATTATTACACATTACAGAAATCGCTATTGTCGAATCATCTGCTACAATGGTGAAAGCTAAATGCGTAAGAATGAGGTGAGATTCACAATACCTGCCTGTCAGCAGCCTCAGCAACGATCGGCAATCTAGGAAGGTTTCCGAGCAAGCAAGCAGAGGAGCCGTAGATCAAGGAAACCAACAGGAACAAAAACACGGTGCTATCCAGACTCATCAACACATCCAATCCAACGCCGTCCCTCGGATTGAACGTCCGCTCCAGCAGGTCAGGGAAAATCAGCAGCACATCGAGGACAATCGCCTGCATAGTGTTGAACCTGACGTACCTGCTGAAGTTCTGATTCCTGACGACGACGAAATAGAGCGTGAGGAAGACGAGGAATCCGTTGAAGGGGAAGCTCTTGAAGACTCTAATCGCGGGGACGAGCGGCTGGATTAGGGCCTGGAAGGGGGTGAACTGCGTGAGGATGTATTTGCCGTACTGGACGCCGTCGAAGAAcctgttggggtttgtatactaaaagatgcttcgagcgtacatgcctttgtacagtcagcttgtgcatgtatacgagaaacgtcacgtccacttgtttacctatttatgagaataaataatataatataatggtttattattgaaatataataaacgtgtcgaaggctttttactaagaaggtcaagtagggaaattcgatgaatctcctcatgagttttccggtaggggacttggccagatctagtaagaagaaaaacgtattcacaacctagataggctttggctacctattggtacggttgcggtgtttgtgataattctctcttacctaagaagagattagtaacaccggtgtggtaaaacactgaaaggatctaatccgaaatgtattttttattgctatctactggaagaatatatttcagaaagtttagtattttctagtctatgatattaatatcaatattgtttattcaatcaaacgccactttgacttatcaatatgtgagagtttgtacgtaactcaagttcatgatatcttgggtggtagtaattgaataacatgaaggtattggaatattatttcatagaattcgcgtgcccagtgtggtatgattaaatccctaaaagggtgatccccaatgaggtgtttgaaagaggaatttattattcagaaatctgcgcagttggaatttattccacgaataataaataaagtttcaaactagaaaaactctttggagaattaatttaattctagtcacatagcagacaaaagaattaaattgacggatcaagataatcttaaacgcgggaaatattataaaataaaatggacccaagttatttgtaatttggtgatttaagtgggagtgcaatattattctttagtggaataaaataatattccattgataatatattaaatcatgggtcatttgatttaattagtaatttatctaatgggtgagcccaacacttaagtcattccatggatccccttactagcccaataaggtccactataaataatgaatgaaagggaaaccctagcacacaatccaagacaacacaaaaccctaaccctagtgCCTAGAAATCGGCGCctccttcctcttcctcttggTCTCGATTTTCGAGCCATAGtagtgggagaattagggttttgattattgttcttgatctatcctaattcataggattagatctagacaatttggtgtttgtattgggtttccctagatccattcaaagttatttaattgataatctaagatccgcccacacggatggagaatcaaggacaagggaatagtacggaagattcgtggtcgataaaccaaggatctccgggtggtgcagctagcaacgtcaatccaatgatggattatgaggtaacaatcgaatctacatcgaatatgcatgattatgtgtttatttgatgttatatctatagatctatgtttattgcatgaaattggaatcgaatgcataatcaactAAATAGATCCGGTCAAGGACCTGTTTgatttccgtgtcttccgttgcggtagtcccaacaagACCAACAAAAACCCTAAAGTCAGGGACTTCCGATCGATCGCATGTTGCAATGTTGTCTATAAGGCAATTACCAAAATCATCTCCAAGAGAATGGAGCAGCTCTTGCCAAAGCTCGTTAATCAAGCCCAATCAGCCTTTGTTTCAGGAAGGAGTATCATGGATAACATCCACTTAGCCACGGAGCTCATGCGGCAATACGATAGAGCTCGAGGTGTGCCACGCTGCACGGTTAAGATCGATCTTCGTAAGACATATGATACCATAAGCTGGAGCTTCTTAGAAGAGGTACTCCTTGGTCTCAATTTCCATCCGATCTTTGTGGAGAGAGGCATGGCTTGCGTGACTTCGCCCACATACTCGATCATAGTCAATGGAAGCTCTCACGGATACTTCAAAGGTAGAAGGGGAGTAAGGCAAGGTGACCCTATGTCTCCggctcttttcattttatgtatgGAATACCTTTCTAGACTCCTTGCTCTTCGCACTCATGGCCCTCATTTCTACCACCACCCTCGGTGTGGTGCGCTTAACATTACTCATCTAGCGTTTGCAGACGACCTAATGTTGTTTTGTCATGGAGACCCGTTCTCTCTTTGTGCTTAAGGAAGCAATGATGGAATTCTCAAGCTGCTCGGGTCTTGAAGTGAATCAAGGGAAGTCTAACATATTCCTTGCAGGTTCTATCTCGGACATCCATAGAAGCACTCTCATCGGCATGTTTGGATTTTCGGAGGGACACCTCCGGTTAAGTATCTCGACATTCCACTGGCATCCCGGATGCTCAAAACAGTGGAATACTCCAATCTCATGGAGAAATTCTCTTCAACTGTGAAGAAATGGAACGGTAAGTCTCTCACCTTTGTGGGCAGACTCGAACTTATTAGTGCATGTTTGCAGGGTGTGGAGACCTATTGGCTCCAAGCTTTCCCCCTGCCGGGAACGATCACCTCCAGACTCATCGCCATCTCAAGGCAGTTCTTTTGGGGATCAAAGCATGCAAAGGTTGCATGGAAGGATGTCTGCCTCCCTACCTCGGAGGGAGGACTTGGCCTCCGAGACCTAGATAGCTGGAACACAGCCCTACATGCGAAGATCCTTTGGAATATCTTCACCAAGAAGGACACTCTTTGGATCCAGTGGGTTCATACGAAGATCATCAACGGAACCGGCTTCTGGGACTGGACGCCGAGGAAGAAGATTGACTCTACGCTCATAAAACATCTTATCTTTATCAGGGACAAGATGGCAAGCAAAGTGCCGAGACAAGAAGTGGAGTGCCTTCTCACCCAATGGAGTTGGGGAAAGGAAACCCAGACAGCCTACGATTGGTTCCGCCCCCATGGGGAACGCCGGTTCTGGGCAAAGTTTGTGTGGAAAGATCCATTCTCGCCCAAGTTCTCCTTTATAGGTTGGCTGGCCATTCGGGGGAGATTGACTACCCGAGACCGTGTCACTTGGACTGAAACCGAAAAGAGGTGCGAATTCTGTAAATCTTATGCCGAAACTATTGACCATCTCTTCTTTAAGTGTGCAGAAATTAGGAAACTCTAGGATATTATTAGAGACTGGACGGGTATGCAACACCGGCCCGTCACGATCAAAGGAGCCATCAAGTGGATCGCGAGATACCGTACAGGTTCAATCAACCATTACCCAAAAGGCTAGAAGAATCTCTCTAATGGCATCGGTCTACTTCATTTGGAAAGCTTGGAATGCGCTCATCAACGAAGGAGTGAAGTTTGACATGGTGCGCTTGGCGTTCCTTGTCAAATCAACCACCTACACCTTACTCTATACCCGTTTTTCCGATGATCAAGTCACGCACATTCTTCCGGATCAAAGGAGTCAGCCTTAAAAAGAAGACCTGGATTCACATGACCAGTGTTCGGTCCTTGGATAGCCTTCTGGTACTACTTACGTGGGTACTCTTTTTCCTCTTGGGATCTTTTTTCCTACGGATTTTTGGTTCCAGGAGGTATTAACGAGGCCCGCCCACCTCTTGGGTTAGTCGGTAGTACCGTTGCGAAGGCTTTTAGTTTGAGTTATTATGCACTGTATCTGCTCCTCGTTGGGTTTTCTCCCTCGAGTCTTTTTGCTCTTCTCTTACTTCCTGGGCCTGTCCGGTTAGTTTTGCCTCGGGTATGCCTGAGAGATTTCGTGTACTCTTTAGTTTCTTAATTccatttgatttatttatcaaaaaaaaaataatccaaccatattattttttaaaaattatgatcgGAATCCACTGCCCCAAACACAGAACTTGTGCTTTATCTCGTcatagtaaaaaatgaaaaccacAATAAAAAAGGATTTGATTCATTGCGTGTAACAATCAGATCATGTCATATCAAATACATATAAGATAAATAcgcacaaaattgaaaaaatggaaGTATGCTCAGACAGCCAAGGGTTGTTTCGTCAAACACGAGATCAGAAACTCTAGTGTACGGAAATTTGCTTCATTTGCGCTAGCAATTTCAcagaaaaaatttcataaaaataacaattgaGAACCTATATTTCCAACGGAGACGCCGGTGAAGAGGAGGAGCTGTATTTATGTATGGAATTTTTGTGTAAAAGAATAATGGGCTTTTCATGGGCTGCTATATCTTATAGTATATGAAttccttcaaattcaattctgTTAtcgaataaaattataattcaattcattcaaattcaattttatataattctaatttcaattcaattctaatttCATGTACCAAACAGACCCTACTAGTATTTATCGATTTTGTTTGTGTAAATTAGGACACCGTATACACCATTATATCGTGTTATCAAGCAAAGTGATATCATTACCACGTCGAAACTTACTGCTAACGCATCATCATGTCATGACAAAAAtgacttataaaaaaaaattaagattttttgATACAGTAAGTTCAGTGTGCCTATTTCAATACCTTCTTTCCACTCCTAAACTAAATTTCATATGAAAGTCATATAAATTTGGTACGGATTGTCCTCGAAATTTGATCTTGAGCATAGGAATAATACACTAGTAGACgaggaaaaaaatactaaGTTGTTGTCCAAGCAAACCACCTGAATTCATATAGATTTCATTCCcacaaaaaaaacactttTCTTTATCATCCATCCATAAAAagatcacatttcatttatgaAAGTTCTCTCAAACTCcttgtctttttattttattttattttattattttatccttttttacttattttatctCGTTTCCATATTTTTGGCTTAAACTAGAAAAAGCACGGTTTAtagttttgaaaataaaactttttt
The genomic region above belongs to Salvia hispanica cultivar TCC Black 2014 chromosome 3, UniMelb_Shisp_WGS_1.0, whole genome shotgun sequence and contains:
- the LOC125210435 gene encoding protein TIC 20-v, chloroplastic-like, producing the protein MSNVKRTTPRVVVEMRAMSAKSKESRKTTLQHAIDRKSLTLGFLLVLLGLPQRKTRKSNRFFDGVQYGKYILTQFTPFQALIQPLVPAIRVFKSFPFNGFLVFLTLYFVVVRNQNFSRYVRFNTMQAIVLDVLLIFPDLLERTFNPRDGVGLDVLMSLDSTVFLFLLVSLIYGSSACLLGNLPRLPIVAEAADRQVL